From one Planococcus citri chromosome 3, ihPlaCitr1.1, whole genome shotgun sequence genomic stretch:
- the Chchd2 gene encoding coiled-coil-helix-coiled-coil-helix domain-containing protein 2, producing the protein MPRRGRSPSPSSRAAPRRASPAPAPRQTQPVPTQAHPPAPVAAAPQQPSLFGQMAATAGGVAVGSAIGHTVGHAVTGMFSGGSDHEAAAPAPAAAPAGAYQQEQPAGGACAWEIKQFLQCAQQQEDISLCSGFNEAIRQCKEMNRIA; encoded by the exons ATGCCACGACGAGGACGTTCACCTTCACCCTCTTCCAG GGCTGCTCCCCGAAGAGCGTCTCCTGCTCCAGCTCCCCGTCAAACTCAACCAGTTCCAACCCAGGCTCATCCACCGGCTCCAGTAGCTGCCGCCCCGCAGCAACCTAGTTTATTTGGTCAAATGGCAGCCACTGCCGGAGGAGTAGCTGTCGGATCGGCTATt GGACACACCGTTGGACATGCTGTAACTGGTATGTTCAGTGGCGGTAGCGACCATGAAGCAGCTGCCCCTGCACCAGCTGCTGCGCCAGCCGGAGCTTACCAGCAAGAACAACCTGCTGGAGGAGCCTGTGCATGGGAAATCAAGCAATTCCTTCAATGTGCTCAACAACAAGAAGATATATCTTTATGCAGTGGATTCAATGAAGCTATTCGCCAATGCAAAGAAATGAACC GTATTGCATAA